The genomic stretch GTCCCTTGGATCACCAGCAAGATGCTGGCAGAGTCCACGGCGGAGACGAGGTAGAGCTTGATGGAGGGGGGGATCTGCAATGGAAAGGGTCACCGCGGCTTGAGTCTCCCCCAGCTTCGCTTCTCTTCGGAGAGCTGGAATGgggacatccctgtccccagcctgcagccGCCTTTGCTGTGCCCAGGCCACCCTGCGCCTGCAGCAGCCCAAGCCCAGGGACCTCGGCTTAGCTGAGGACACCCGAGCTGCGCCCCTGAGACCTCCTCCTGGTCCTCCCTCTGCCCGGAGCTGCCGGAGAAGGTGAGCGAGCTCTAGCCagggggaagagggcagggagaggagcctgcAGTGCTGCCCAGAGGTGACACCAGCATCCCCAAGcatccctccatcctccctccaCAAGGGCGAGCAAACCCAAGCCAAGAAAACCCCAGCCAACACCGAGATGTCCTACCAAGAGCACAGCCAAGACGAGGGAAAGCCGGTGTTCCCCCCCCGCGTCCCCAACGTCACCGCTCACCTCTATCCTCATGATGGCGAAGTCTGGCACGGGCGGGTCGTAGAGGTAGACGCTGGGGTCGAGCTGGCTCTGCGCGGCCGGGAAGATCTTGGAGCTGCTGGGCGCCGGCGTGTAGTTGAGCATCTCGCACAAGGTGAGGACGTCGATGAATTTGGGGGTGAGCCCGGCGCGCACCGTGTTATCCGAGCACGCCATGCACTCCACGCAGTCTGCGGGGACGAGGCAGCGCTGTcagcccaccccagccctcccgcCCGTCTCGGGGGGGGGGTCCAACCTTGTGCAGGAGACCGCGGCCACCCTGGGGGACGGTCCCTGGGTGAGGAAAGCCCACCGCGATGCTCACCTCCGTGCAGGTAGGCGTGGGGCTCGTTGGCTCCCAGGAACATGGCCTCCCCCGGCTCCAGCCTCACCAGGTTGAGGAAGTAAATGGTGAAGCAGCCGATGTCCCCCGGGTACTGGGAgtgcagccgcagcagcaggtCCCCGTTACTCCCCGAGGTGTCCTTCCCTTCCGCCGCTGCGTGGGCAGAAACCAGGTGCCAcgctggggagggagctgggggggtgccccggcccctcccctaaacacagcccccccaaaaccgtTCTGGGGGGCCGCGGTGGGCGGAGAAGACCCACCTTCCTGGGAGATCCTCTTCACCAGCATGTTCAGCTGGTCGACGAAGAACTTCTTCTCGCTCTTCATCAGGCGGGTGAAGCAGACGCGGAGGGCGGCCGAGACACCGCGGGGGTCGTCGCTCCCGCTGCGCTCCAGCTGCTCCGCCGCTACCTCCCCGATCAGCGCCCGCAGCTCGGGGACGGCTGCCGGGGTGGCCAGCCCAAGTCATCCCCAGCGGCCGCCACCACGGGGGAGCCCAGCACCCCCATCCCAAGGTATCACAGCCACCGTCCCCACCCCGAACCCACCGCAGGGAGGGAAGGTGGCAGCGGGGTCCGACCTCGCGACCGCCCTCCCTCGCCATCCTTACCCTGGAGGAAGGAGACGATCTCCTCCACCGGCCGAAAGCCGCACAAGCCCTCGAAGGGGGTGAGAGCGATGGCCATTTCGGGCTTGTGGTTGGCGTCAGGGTAGTGCTCGGGGAACTGGGTGTGCAGCTTCGCCGCCAGCTcctggagaggggagcagaggagctgggtgACCTCCCCAAGGACACAGGGtccggccggggctgcccccccggGGTTCTCCCTACCTTGTTGGGGTGCGCCTGGATGGAGAGGGCGGTGTTGACCGACAGCACCTTGAAAAGGAAGGGTAGGTGACCCTGGAAGGCGTCCTTCACCTTGGCCCCCAGGCAGGCGGGGTTGTCGGCGATCCACTGGCCCAGGGTCTTTTGGGGGATGCGGTTATCCCGGATGACGGCGTCGCCCCGGGGGTGCGCACCCATCCAGAGCTGcgggagacagacagacagacggagcCCTGAGCCGGGCAGCCAACGGGATGACTTGGGCTTTTCTGGAGGCTGTTTGGCCCCGGAGACGATCGATGCAGCCAAGGCAGCTCCCTCGGGGGCTGAGTCACGCCgggcttctcctctcctcccccctccgggcagccccgcagccccccggggctaTAGGGGACTGGGGACGGGCAGGGGAGCCGCATCCCTCCCTGGGCCACCCAGGATGGGGAAAGCGGCAGCCGGTTgggatggacagagggatgggACGGACACATGGCCAGGACGGACATACGGACGCACTCACCTCCGCGTAGGGCCGGTCGGGCTGGATCTGGACCAGGGGGTCACTGCTGGCCAGCAGCTTGGCCACCTCGCTCTCCAGCCCCACCTTGCCCCAGGAGTAGCTCTGCACGGCGCAGGAGAGGGGGAACACTGCGGGGGGAGGCCAGAcgttggggggggggcaggaataaccctctgccccccaaaaccctcccagGCACCCCGGCGGTGGGGCCGTGAGCTGGGCAGCCCCAAGCCCTTTGGGAGGGAGGgtgtattttgggggggggaggcaaTTTAAAATCATCATATAGGGGGGTTTGGGGATccccgggctgcgggcagggggtcTCGGTGCCCCTGCCCCACCGCCATGGGAGTCCCGGGGGGGGTGTCTCCATCCCGGGGGGGTGTCTCCATCCCGGGGGGGGTGACATCCCCCCCCAagggtccccatccccaggggggTGCCTGTGGACAGCCCACGtgtcccactcccccccccccggggaggtgCCCCCCGCCGGgcggcccccgcctcccgccgccctccGGGCCCCGCTCACCGCGGATCTCCGCCATGGCTCggccggcagggcagggcagggcaggccgggAGCCGTAgtcccgcggcggcggctccagcaccgcctcccccggccgggccgggctgggcggggCAGCGCCCTACGCGCACCCTATAGCGGCCATAGGGGTATGGGGCTGcaccggcgctgcccgcccgcacGGACCTCCgcgggacctggggggggggggggctagaCAGGCCGCTATAGGGAGTATGCTATAGGGGATATGCTATAGGGGACGGGCTATAGGGGATATGCTATAGGGGACGGGCTATGGGCCCTATAGG from Calonectris borealis chromosome 11, bCalBor7.hap1.2, whole genome shotgun sequence encodes the following:
- the MPI gene encoding mannose-6-phosphate isomerase isoform X1 produces the protein MAEIRVFPLSCAVQSYSWGKVGLESEVAKLLASSDPLVQIQPDRPYAELWMGAHPRGDAVIRDNRIPQKTLGQWIADNPACLGAKVKDAFQGHLPFLFKVLSVNTALSIQAHPNKELAAKLHTQFPEHYPDANHKPEMAIALTPFEGLCGFRPVEEIVSFLQAVPELRALIGEVAAEQLERSGSDDPRGVSAALRVCFTRLMKSEKKFFVDQLNMLVKRISQEAAEGKDTSGSNGDLLLRLHSQYPGDIGCFTIYFLNLVRLEPGEAMFLGANEPHAYLHGDCVECMACSDNTVRAGLTPKFIDVLTLCEMLNYTPAPSSSKIFPAAQSQLDPSVYLYDPPVPDFAIMRIEIPPSIKLYLVSAVDSASILLVIQGTATGTSTAAASEMTLRRGSVLFISANESISLHLSSPDGMLLFRACCLL
- the MPI gene encoding mannose-6-phosphate isomerase isoform X2, whose translation is MGAHPRGDAVIRDNRIPQKTLGQWIADNPACLGAKVKDAFQGHLPFLFKVLSVNTALSIQAHPNKELAAKLHTQFPEHYPDANHKPEMAIALTPFEGLCGFRPVEEIVSFLQAVPELRALIGEVAAEQLERSGSDDPRGVSAALRVCFTRLMKSEKKFFVDQLNMLVKRISQEAAEGKDTSGSNGDLLLRLHSQYPGDIGCFTIYFLNLVRLEPGEAMFLGANEPHAYLHGDCVECMACSDNTVRAGLTPKFIDVLTLCEMLNYTPAPSSSKIFPAAQSQLDPSVYLYDPPVPDFAIMRIEIPPSIKLYLVSAVDSASILLVIQGTATGTSTAAASEMTLRRGSVLFISANESISLHLSSPDGMLLFRACCLL